CGTGCGTGGCTGACCGGTGTCCATCCTGCACCCGGGCACTGACAATGGGGCTGACCTGCGGGGACGGGGACGGGGGACGGGGCGGGGGGTGACGAGGGGGAGGGGGACGGTACAGGGGGCGTGCTGGGGCCGGGTTGCGCTGTTTGCCGGGGGGCGGGGCCGGTCGGGGCATCCGTCCTCGGTCCGGCGCGAAGCTGTTTGTTTGGACAGGTGCTGTTGTTGCGCGCCGGCCGCTGCGGGCGGATACCCCCGGACCGGCCCCTTCGTCGGTCGGGCGGCTGCGGCTCCGAGGCGGGGGCGCGTAAGGGCATGCGCGTGGTGAGTGGTGGCGGAGAATGGGATGTATGGCGGGTGTGGGGCAGGAGCGGGCTCGGCACTGGCGGTATGCGGAGCTGCCCGGTGTCGATCTGCTGCGTGCCCGGTATGTGCGGAAGACCTTTGTCCGGCATACGCACGAGAACTTCGTCATCGCCGCCATCTCCGACGGGGTGGAGGTCTTCCATCACGGTGGGGCCGATCAGTACGCCGCGGCCGGGGCCCTCGCGCTGGTCAATCCCGACACTCCGCACACGGGGCGTGCCGGGGTTCCCGAGGGCTGGCGGTACGGAGCGGTCTATCCGTCGCCCGAGCTGGTGGCGGAGATCGCCGCCGAGACGACTGTTCTGCGTGGTGCGCCCGGCTTTGTGAACCCGGTCGTCGATGATCCGTACTCCGTGGGGCTGGTGCATCAGGTGTTGCGTGCCGCCGACGAGGGCAACGCGCTTGCCGCCGACACGTTGTTGCGGGTGGCCGTGACTCGGCTGCTGAGGATCAATGGGGGAACGCTGCCGCAGCGGGTTGTGCGGACGGCGGGGGCCCGGGCGGCCGCACGCGCGCGTGCGGTTCTCGAAGAGCGGATGGTGCGGCCCCCCACTCTGGAACAGCTCGCCGGGGAGCTGGGGACCGGTTCGTTTGCGTTGCTGCGTGCCTTTCGGGACGCCTATGGCATGCCGCCCCACGCGTGGCTCACCGATGTCCGTGTGCGGCGCGCGCGTCGGCTGCTGGACGCGGGAGTCGTGCCCGCCGAGGTCGCGCTCGCCGTGGGCTTCACCGACCAGCCGCACCTCAATCGGCACTTCACCCGGATCGTGGGTGTGCCGCCGGGGGCCTACCAGCGCGAGCGCAAGAACGTACAAGATCCGTAGCCCGGGCCGGCCTAGGGTCCCAGGCGTGGCAGAAGAGACAGTTACCGCGGACATAGCGGCGGATGGGCGAAGTGACGGCAGTGGGAGATCCGATGCCGCCGTGGTGCGGGACGCGCTCGGGGTGGGGGTGGCCGTCGGACTCTCGGGGTTCGCCTTCGGAGTGACCTCGGCGGGTGGTGGGCTCACGGTGTTGCAGACCTGTGCTCTGAGTCTTCTGGTGTTCACCGGCGCCTCGCAGTTCGCCCTCGTGGGGGCGCTGGCCGGCGGGGGCAATCCGTTCACGGCCGCGGCGGGCGCGTTCTTCCTCGGGGTGCGCAACGCCTTCTACGGACTGCGTCTGTCGCAGTTGCTGGCCCTCCCGCGCGCGGTGCGGCCGTTCGCCGCTCAGTGGGTCATCGACGAGACCACTGCCGTGGCTCTCGCCCAGTCCACGCGACGCGGCGTGCGCATCGGGTTCACCGTCACCGGACTGTCCCTGTACGTGCTGTGGAACCTGACCACCTTGCTCGGTGCGCTGGGCGCCGAGGCCATCGGTGACACCGACGTGTGGGGTCTCGACGCGGCCGGGCCGGCCGTTTTTCTGGCGTTGCTCGCGCCCATGGTCAGGACAGCACTGGAGCGCGTTGTCGCCTGTCTTGCGGTCGTTCTCGGACTCGGGCTGCTGCCCGTACTGCCTGCCGGTGTTCCCGTGCTGGTGGCTGCGCTGTCAGCCCCTGTCGCCCTGTGGGCCGACGGACGCCGCCGGGCGCGTACGGAGTCCGTCGGCGGGCGTGACGCGGTGGAGGAGAAGCGGTGAACGTCTGGATCGCCATCGGTGCGACCGCTGTCGGTTGTTATGCGGTGAAACTCATCGGCCTGCTGATTCCCGCGGGCGTTCTGGAGAGGCCGCTCGTCCAGCGGCTGGCCGCCCTGGTGCCCGTCGCCCTGCTGGCGGCCCTGACCGCTCAGCAGACCTTCGCCGACGGCCGTCTCCTGGTGCTGGACGCCAAGGCCGCGGGGCTTGCCGCGGCCGGCGTGGCGCTGCTGCTGCGTGCTCCCTTCCTGGTGGTCGTCGCTGTGGCTGTGCTGGTCACGGCAGGAGTGCGGGCCATGACCGGCTGACAAGGGCCATGGCCGCGGAGGGAGGAGGCTTCAGCTGATCGGCAGGCCGTGTGCCCTCAGGGTGCGCAGTGCTTCGATCGTGACGATGGGGCGGGCCTCCAAGGCCGTGCCCGGAGCCCATTGGCGCCAGCGGATCGGCCAGCCGCCGTCCTCCCGCTGCTGTGTTCTCAGGAAGTCAAGGGAGCGGGTCATCTCCTCGTCGGTGAACCACGCGCGCGCGAGGGAGTCCGGCGTCTTCGCGTAGTCGTGCGGCAGGTGGTGTTCCCCCGGCGCGTAACCGGGTGCCACGGGGAACGCGTCGAGGTCCTCCGGATCCAGCGCCGCGAGTCGTTGTTCGCGCACCAGACGGCCGAGCCGGTCGGCGGCCTCCTCCGCGCGCGGCCGGTCGGGGGCGGAGTCGAGGAAGGCCACGGCGGCCTCGACCTCGTACGGATGTGTCTTCTCCAGGGACTCGACCGCCTGCCAGCAGAAGTCGGTGGCCCGGAACAGCCAGGCGTGCCAGACCTCGTTGCGGTGCAGCAGGCCCACCACGGGGCCGGTGGCGAGCAGTTCGCTGGGCGGGTCGTCCACGATCGGGACGAAGGGCGCCGACGGATAGCCCCGCTGACTGGGGAGGATCGCCGGAAGCGCGCCGTCCTGCGTCGACACGGCGGTCAGATAACGGCATACGCGTTCCACCCGCTGTCCGCCGCAGCGCCCGATCGAGTCCAGGACCCGCAGCGCGTGTCCGACGTGCAGGGGCTGGCTGACCGGGCCGCGCAGGTCGGGCTCCAGCGCGTGGCCGTACCCGTCGTCCTCGTTGCGGTAGGCGGACAGCGCGGTCTCGACCTCGTCCGCGCCGCCGCCCAGGAAGTGGTACGCGAAACGCCGCTGCTCCAGTACGCGCGCGGTGAGCCAGATGAACTGCGCGGCGCGGGCGACGGGAGTGTGCGCCGGGGGCGTCGGGGGGAGTGGGGATGCTCCTGATTCGGCCATGGGCCAGACCGTAGGACGGAAAGCGTTCTCGGCAAGCGGTCCCGGCTCGGGTCCACCCTCAGGGGCGGGATAATGGAGTCATGCGGTTGACGGTCTTCTGGGAGCGGATGTCGGAGCACTTCGGTACGGAGTACGCCGACACCTTCGCGCGCGATCATGTGATGTCGGAACTCGGCGGGCGTACGGTGCGGCAGGCGCTGGACGCTGGCTGGGAGGCGAAGGACGTGTGGCGCGCGGTGTGCACGGCGGTGGACGTTCCCCACGAATCGCGCTGAGCGATCACGAAGATCCGGGGTGGTGGGGTCGATTGCCGGTGGCGTGGGCGAGACTTGGCCCGTGGCATCGACAGATGAGACCGCGCAGGTCGGACAGCACGCATCACCGCTCGGCACGACACCTCCGAGGCCCCCGGCCGGAGGTGCGGCCGAGGGAGGCCACCGCATGCCGCGCTGGCTGCCCCGGGCCATGGTGCTCGCCCTGACCCTCATCGCCTGCTTCCAGCTGGGCAGTTGGGCCTTTCACCAGCTGACCGGGCTGCTGATCAACATCCTGATCGCGTTCTTCCTGGCCCTCGCCATAGAGCCCGCGGTGAGCTGGATGTCCTCGTTCGGCATGCGCAGGGGGCTGGCCACCGGTCTCGTGTTCCTCATCACGATGATCGTGAGCGCGGGCTTCATCACGCTGCTCGGCTCGATGCTCGCCGGGCAGATCATCGACATCGTCGAGGACTTCCCGAAGTACGTCGAGTCGGTGATCAGCTGGATCAACACCACTTTCCACACCGAGCTCAGCCGCGTCGACATCCAGGACAGCCTGCTGCGCTCCGACTGGCTCCGGAAGTACGTGCAGAACAGCGCCACCGGTGTCCTGGACGTGTCCGCGCAGGTGCTCGGCGGCCTCTTCCAGCTTCTGACGATCACCCTGTTCGCGTTCTACTTCGCCGCTGACGGCCCGCGGCTGCGGCGCGCGCTGTGCTCGGTGCTGCCTCCGTCCCGCCAGGCGGAGGTCCTGCGCGCCTGGGAGATCGCCGTCAACAAGACCGGCGGGTACCTCTACTCGCGCGGCCTGATGGCCCTCATCTCCGGCCTCGCGCACTACGTCCTGCTGGAGTTCCTCGGCGTGGACTACGCGCCCGTGCTCGCCGTCTGGGTGGGACTGGTCTCGCAGTTCATCCCCACCATCGGTACGTATCTCGCGGGCGCCCTGCCGATGCTGATCGCCTTCACGGTCAACCCCTGGTACGCGCTGTGGGTGCTGGTCTTCGTCGTGGTCTACCAGCAGTTCGAGAACTACGTGCTGCAGCCCAAACTGACCGCCAGGACCGTGGACATCCACCCGGCGGTCGCCTTCGGGTCGGTCATCGCGGGCACCGCCCTGCTCGGAGCCGTCGGCGCGCTGATCGCCATCCCCGCGGTCGCCACCCTGCAGGCCTTCCTGGGGGCGTACGTGAAGCGGTACGCCGTCACGGACGACCCCCGGGTGCACGGGCGTCGCGAACGGGTCTCGGGCAACCTCCTCAAGCGCGTACGGCAACTGCTGCGCGGCGGTTCCCAGGAGCCGCCGCCGGGTCGGGACGAGGGACCCCCCGCCTCTTCCTGAGGTCGTTGCGGGCTGCCCGTACGGCCCCGGGACGCTGCGTCGGTACGGTCGCGACACACCCTTGCCGCAGGGCGTGATGCGCTTGACATCAAAATCGAACATCCATTCTTATGGAGGCTCCGGCGAAGCCCGAGACGGGATGCGAGCGGGGATTTCATGCGGAAGTGCCCGAGTTATCCACAGGCCGGACGGGCGTCGGGGCGCATTGTCAGTGGCAGGCGTTAGCGTCTTTGACGTGAAGCGATCGACACAAGCAAATCGGGTGGAACCCATGGCAGGAACCGACCGCGAGAAGGCGCTCGACGCCGCGCTCGCACAAATTGAACGGCAATTCGGCAAGGGCGCGGTGATGCGCCTCGGCGAGCGGCCGAACGAGCCCATCGAGGTCATCCCCACCGGCTCGACGGCCCTCGACGTCGCCCTCGGCGTCGGCGGCCTGCCGCGTGGCCGAGTGGTGGAGGTGTACGGCCCGGAGTCCTCCGGCAAGACGACCCTGACCCTGCACGCCGTGGCGAACGCGCAGAAGGCCGGCGGCCAGGTGGCCTTCGTGGACGCGGAGCACGCCCTCGACCCCGAGTACGCGAAAAAGCTCGGCGTCGACATCGAGAACCTCATCCTGTCGCAGCCGGACAACGGCGAGCAGGCTCTGGAGATCGTGGACATGCTGATCCGCTCCGGCGCGCTCGACCTCATCGTCATCGACTCCGTCGCGGCCCTCGTGCCGCGCGCGGAGATCGAGGGCGAGATGGGCGACTCGCACGTGGGTCTGCAGGCCCGTCTGATGAGCCAGGCACTGCGGAAGATCACCAGCGCGCTCAACCAGTCGAAGACCACCGCGATCTTCATCAACCAGCTCCGCGAGAAGATCGGCGTGATGTTCGGCTCGCCGGAGACCACGACCGGTGGGCGGGCGCTGAAGTTCTACGCCTCGGTGCGTCTCGACATCCGTCGTATCGAGACCCTGAAGGACGGCACCGACGCGGTCGGCAACCGCACCCGCGTCAAGGTCGTCAAGAACAAGGTCGCGCCGCCCTTCAAGCAGGCCGAGTTCGACATCCTCTACGGGCAGGGCATCAGCCGTGAGGGCGGCCTGATCGACATGGGCGTGGAGAACGGCTTCGTCCGCAAGGCCGGCGCCTGGTACACGTACGAGGGCGACCAGCTCGGTCAGGGCAAGGAGAACGCGCGCAACTTCCTCAAGGACAACCCCGATCTGGCCAACGAGATCGAGAAGAAGATCCTGGAGAAGCTGGGCGTCGGCGTGAAGGTGGAGGAGAAGCCCGCCGCCGAGCCGGGCGCGGACGCGGCGGCTGCTTCCGGAGAGGGCGCGAAGACGGTTCCCGCTCCCGCGGCCAAGACCGTCAAGCCCAAGGCCGCGGCGGCCAAGAGCTAGTCCGTGACACGACGAACGGACTGGGCCGAGTATGTCTACCCCGTCACCCCCCGAGGGCAGGGCCAGGGGCACGGGGGAGACTTCGGCTCCGCCGACAGAGGTGGCGTGGACGAAGGCGGCAGTGTGTACGAGGACGGTGGACCGATCGGCGCGGAAGAGCCGTTCGGTCCCGGTGCCTCGGGCGCGGACGGGGCATCCGGCGAGTACGGGGGAGAGCGCCGGCCTGTGGGCGGCCGGCGGCGAGGCGGCGGCGGTACGTCCCGCGGTGACGGTCCGCGGGACGGCGACGGCTCATCGGGCGACGGCTCGGGGCGCGGCACCGGTGAGTGGCCGTACGGCGACGGGGGCGGAGGAGACCGGGACGGCGGGGCGCGGAACGAAGGCGCTCCGGGGCGCGGAGGCCGTGCTCGGCGGGGGCGCGGCCGGCGCAACGGCTTCGGAGAGTCGTCCGGCGACGCACAGGACGGAGGCACCCCTTTCTCGTCGAGGGCCGAGAAGGCGGAGCCGCCGAAGGACCCGGCCGAGCAAGCGCGCGCGATCTGTCTGCGCCTGCTCACCGGGACCGCCCGCACGCGGAAGCAGCTGGCGGACGCGTTGCGTAAGCGGGAGATCCCGGACGACGTGGCGGACGAGGTGCTGTCACGCTTCGAAGAGGTCGGGCTGATCAACGACGGTGCCTTCGCGGACGCCTGGGTGGAGTCCCGCCATCACGGCCGGGGCCTCGCCCGGCGGGCGCTCGCTCAGGAGCTGCGGACCAAGGGCGTGGACCCCACGCTGATCGACGAGGCGGTCGCGCAGCTCGACTCCGACCAGGAGGAGGCGACGGCGCGCGCACTCGTGGCGCGCAAGCTGCGCTCCACGCGCGGCCTCGACCGTGACAAGCGCATACGGCGCCTCGCGGGCCTGCTCGCCCGCAAGGGCTACTCCCAGGGCACGGCGCTGCGGGTGGTCCGCCAGGCGCTTGAGGAAGAGGGCCAGGGAGAGGGCGAGGACACGGAGTTCCTCGGCGACGAGGAGTTCTGAGGGAGGCGGGGGGTTCCGGGGAGCCGGGAGGCTTCGTCGGGGGACTTCGTTTCCTGTGGTTCCGGGGCAGGGGCCGGGCACGGTGGACGCGCGGGGGCGCCCATCGCGCTCGGGCTCGGAACGGTAGGGCGGGGCGGCGGGTTCTGTTGTCCTGGTGGTGGCCGGCTCAGCGGGCTGTGTCGGCCACCACCAGAGTCCCCCCGGCGCCTAGGGTCTGTCGACAATTCCCGTCGTCGCCCGTAGGGCGGCTGCGCGGCGTCAGGTGCGTGCTCTCGGTGTGCCGGGCGTAGAGCCTCGTACTGGACGTACTTGGCTCTGCGCCCGGTGCGGCGAGAGTGCGTGCACGGCGCCGCGCGGCAGACGGGAATTGTCAGACAGACCCTAGGACCCGGTCGTGGTGACCGGCAGTCCCGCCGTTCTCCAGGCCTGGAAGCCTCCCACCAGGTCCGTGGCCCGGTGCAGTCCCAGTTGCCGCAGGGAGACGGCCGCGAGGCTCGACGCGTACCCCTCGTTGCAGACGACCACGACGCGCAGGTCGTGGCTGGTGGCCTCGGGGGCGCGATGGCTGCCCCGCGGGTCGAGCCGCCACTCCAGTTCGTTGCGCTCGACGACGAGCGCGCCGGGAATCAGGCCGTCGCGCTCGCGCAGGGCCGCGTACCGGATGTCGACGAGCAGGGCGTCACCCGCCCGTGCCGCGTCGTGGGCGGCCGCCGCCCCGACGCGGTTCAGGTCCGCACGGACCCGCTCCAGCAACTCGTCGATCCCCACGGGGTGTTCGGCCGCCGCGGGAGGTGCGGACGCCTCGGGGCGTTCGGTCGTCACTGCCAGTCCTCGGGGC
This sequence is a window from Streptomyces ortus. Protein-coding genes within it:
- a CDS encoding AraC family transcriptional regulator, yielding MAGVGQERARHWRYAELPGVDLLRARYVRKTFVRHTHENFVIAAISDGVEVFHHGGADQYAAAGALALVNPDTPHTGRAGVPEGWRYGAVYPSPELVAEIAAETTVLRGAPGFVNPVVDDPYSVGLVHQVLRAADEGNALAADTLLRVAVTRLLRINGGTLPQRVVRTAGARAAARARAVLEERMVRPPTLEQLAGELGTGSFALLRAFRDAYGMPPHAWLTDVRVRRARRLLDAGVVPAEVALAVGFTDQPHLNRHFTRIVGVPPGAYQRERKNVQDP
- a CDS encoding AzlC family ABC transporter permease, which produces MAEETVTADIAADGRSDGSGRSDAAVVRDALGVGVAVGLSGFAFGVTSAGGGLTVLQTCALSLLVFTGASQFALVGALAGGGNPFTAAAGAFFLGVRNAFYGLRLSQLLALPRAVRPFAAQWVIDETTAVALAQSTRRGVRIGFTVTGLSLYVLWNLTTLLGALGAEAIGDTDVWGLDAAGPAVFLALLAPMVRTALERVVACLAVVLGLGLLPVLPAGVPVLVAALSAPVALWADGRRRARTESVGGRDAVEEKR
- a CDS encoding AzlD domain-containing protein, translating into MNVWIAIGATAVGCYAVKLIGLLIPAGVLERPLVQRLAALVPVALLAALTAQQTFADGRLLVLDAKAAGLAAAGVALLLRAPFLVVVAVAVLVTAGVRAMTG
- a CDS encoding DUF3046 domain-containing protein, coding for MRLTVFWERMSEHFGTEYADTFARDHVMSELGGRTVRQALDAGWEAKDVWRAVCTAVDVPHESR
- a CDS encoding AI-2E family transporter, which codes for MASTDETAQVGQHASPLGTTPPRPPAGGAAEGGHRMPRWLPRAMVLALTLIACFQLGSWAFHQLTGLLINILIAFFLALAIEPAVSWMSSFGMRRGLATGLVFLITMIVSAGFITLLGSMLAGQIIDIVEDFPKYVESVISWINTTFHTELSRVDIQDSLLRSDWLRKYVQNSATGVLDVSAQVLGGLFQLLTITLFAFYFAADGPRLRRALCSVLPPSRQAEVLRAWEIAVNKTGGYLYSRGLMALISGLAHYVLLEFLGVDYAPVLAVWVGLVSQFIPTIGTYLAGALPMLIAFTVNPWYALWVLVFVVVYQQFENYVLQPKLTARTVDIHPAVAFGSVIAGTALLGAVGALIAIPAVATLQAFLGAYVKRYAVTDDPRVHGRRERVSGNLLKRVRQLLRGGSQEPPPGRDEGPPASS
- the recA gene encoding recombinase RecA; this encodes MAGTDREKALDAALAQIERQFGKGAVMRLGERPNEPIEVIPTGSTALDVALGVGGLPRGRVVEVYGPESSGKTTLTLHAVANAQKAGGQVAFVDAEHALDPEYAKKLGVDIENLILSQPDNGEQALEIVDMLIRSGALDLIVIDSVAALVPRAEIEGEMGDSHVGLQARLMSQALRKITSALNQSKTTAIFINQLREKIGVMFGSPETTTGGRALKFYASVRLDIRRIETLKDGTDAVGNRTRVKVVKNKVAPPFKQAEFDILYGQGISREGGLIDMGVENGFVRKAGAWYTYEGDQLGQGKENARNFLKDNPDLANEIEKKILEKLGVGVKVEEKPAAEPGADAAAASGEGAKTVPAPAAKTVKPKAAAAKS
- the recX gene encoding recombination regulator RecX, whose translation is MTRRTDWAEYVYPVTPRGQGQGHGGDFGSADRGGVDEGGSVYEDGGPIGAEEPFGPGASGADGASGEYGGERRPVGGRRRGGGGTSRGDGPRDGDGSSGDGSGRGTGEWPYGDGGGGDRDGGARNEGAPGRGGRARRGRGRRNGFGESSGDAQDGGTPFSSRAEKAEPPKDPAEQARAICLRLLTGTARTRKQLADALRKREIPDDVADEVLSRFEEVGLINDGAFADAWVESRHHGRGLARRALAQELRTKGVDPTLIDEAVAQLDSDQEEATARALVARKLRSTRGLDRDKRIRRLAGLLARKGYSQGTALRVVRQALEEEGQGEGEDTEFLGDEEF
- a CDS encoding rhodanese-like domain-containing protein, whose protein sequence is MTTERPEASAPPAAAEHPVGIDELLERVRADLNRVGAAAAHDAARAGDALLVDIRYAALRERDGLIPGALVVERNELEWRLDPRGSHRAPEATSHDLRVVVVCNEGYASSLAAVSLRQLGLHRATDLVGGFQAWRTAGLPVTTTGS